Genomic DNA from Limanda limanda chromosome 8, fLimLim1.1, whole genome shotgun sequence:
AATgttggaggagcagcagcgagaggagaTGGAATTAGCTGCCttacaggaggagcaggagaatgAACAGGtcagacaagaacaacaacacacacactttgtgcaATTACAAATCAATGACATGATTTGTTATCTGGCTTTAAGAAACTTTGGGAAATTGTtcctttttgtttgcttttaataAGACAAAACCCACTAAAACAAGTGAGAGCAATAGCAATAGGTCTAAGTTATCTTCCCACTTATTGACAGACCGTAGTACTCAAATTATAACGAACACCATACCATCACACTGACCATTAATTGCTTCAACAGTATTACGTCATTAATCACAGTCAATATTAACCTTTTCCTAGAAATTACTAAAGATCTAGCCGATGGCAGCGATGGAATCAAACTCTTCATTGACTTTTCTCACAAAGCTGAGTGAAAACCATGGCGTTGCCCCTTTGAAATACAAATACTAAATACTGATTATGAATATTTATGGTAGGAGACCGTTGAACCATTTAAATTCCAAACATAAGTAGCAATAATTTAAAATTCTGTTTTGTTGGATGGATAGCATACTGCAAAAATCCATATAAATTGGACTTCAAACGGCACAGCACAGAGGAAACAATCCCTGAAGTAACCAAACTGTCGAAGAGAGTTACGCACAACAGCAAACAGAATGCAATCCTTCAGGCAAATGCAGATAGGAGTTGCATTCACTGAACTCtgaaatatttgtgtatttttttatgttgaatttTTGTTCTCGTTCTATGAAGAAATTAAGAATGTAAACTACTCTACTACAAGGCCATGGTCACAACCCAGTATACGGCTGCAGTTGCAATCTCCCCAGTGTCAGCTGGTTTCAGCCTTCTATCCGTTTGCACATGAGCTCAATTGTACATAAGGTGAACCGGAGAGCATCAGGGTTAGTCATTTTATCGTCCAGTAGAGGCATTtgtattcacacatacacacattgagGTTATTGTCTTGAAAAGTTCAGGGTAGCAGTGCAtatgtgaaagcagctttttgTCTCTCACACAGCGCACATCCTCCTTCTGGGTAACACACTGCTGCTCAGCCTCTATGCCGTTCACTGACATTTGACATGGAGAGAGTGTGCCATTTTCTCACAGGGCAGAACTGCCAAGTGTCTATTATGGAAAGTAGCTAAGGTGCACTTTTTTTAGAAAAGTTTTTGACAGTTACGAAAAATCTGTGAATCTCGCGATAAGATGCCAACACTGTAAACACCCCCTGTTTTTGACAATTCATTTGAAGAGCCAATCGGGAAACCCGGAATACTCGGCTGGTTGAAAGTGACACAAAATTATCCTCATGTGGATGTTTATAACAtaacttacatttttttgtgtcaCATATTTGCATATCTGAGTATTTCAGGttgcttttgtttgttcctTTCAGCAAGCAGAAGATGATAAGCCCACCTGCTCAACACTTCCTCATCACAAGAGCAGCGTACTGAGTATAAAGGACAGAATGGAAAGCTCGGAGCATAATGTCCTGGCTCAGATCCAGAGACGTCTGTCCCAGTGCCTGAGAGACAACCGGGACACACACTGTACCATCGGCTCCACCCGGCTAGAGGACAAAGACGACGAGGACGATGAAGAGATGGAGGGCGAACGATTCCAACAGCTGTTGGAGCTTAAGTGTCAGATCCGTAACAGCGGTGAGTACGACCTGTTCTACAGCCGCCGCAGCACCATCGAGTGCAGCGTGGGGGAGCCGGGCGGCGTCCAGCACGAGCTGCGGCTGCTCAACGAGGAGCTGCGCAGCATCGAACTTGAATGTCAGACCATCATGCAGGCCCACAAGCTTCGTCAGGGACAGCTGTCTCCCTCAACGGGCCACTCTGCACCCTCCATCAAAAACCAAAGCCTCCACCACGGCGAGCCCACAAAGGGTAAGCTGACAGACATTCATGGGAGGCTGGAGAAATCAGACAAGGACAGCTCCAGTGCCTATAACACAGCGGAGAGCTCACGCAGTACCCCTCTGGCAATGGACCGCTCCCCGGAGCATTCGCTCCAGAGGATGGTGAGTCTCACCAACCAGAGGAACCTCTGCAGCAGCCTGGCCTCTGCCCACTCTCTGAGCTCCAGCCCCATCCCTGTGTGCCGTGCTCCTGTCCAAGGCATAAGCAGCAGCCCGGACCACAGCAATCCATCTGAGTCGGAGCATACTCctcaggctgaggaggagggcaAAGGGACACTAAAGACAAATGCTTGCCAGATTCCTTACTTCTCTCCATCCCACAGTTCCCAGCAGAGGCAGACCAACATCCCGGCTCATGCCCGTCACTACCAGAGCTACATGCAGCTGATCCAGCAGCGCTCAGCCGTGGAATATGCTCAGAGCCAGCTCAGCCTGCTCAGTGTGTGCAAAGAGCCTCAGCGGCCCATTAATGAGCCCAAGATGGAGTGGAAGGTCAAGATCCGCAGTGATGGAACCCGCTACATAACTAAGAGGCCGGTGAGAGACAAGATCCTGAGGGAGCGAGCCCTGAAGATTAAAGAGGAGCGTAGCGGCGGGATGACTACAGATGACGATGCAATGAGTGAAATGAAGATGGGGAGGTACTGGAGTAAAGAGGAAAGGAAGCAGCACCTGGTCAGGGCAaaagaacagagaaagagacgagAGTTCATGCAGCGTAGTCGACTGGAAAGCTTGAAGGAAAATCCTCAGAGCAGCAGCGAGGGTCGCAAGGAAGTCAGCATCATCGAGCTCAGCCacaagaagatgatgaagaaacgCAACAAGAAGATCCTTGACAACTGGATGACCATCCAGGAGCTGATGACTCATGGTACTAAGGCCCCTGAGGGAGCCAAGGTGCACAATGCCTTCCTATCAGTCACTACtgtataaaaaacacacacattctaccCCATGCGGTATAATATACTTGCCTCGTTCAATGTGGCGTTTTTATGGAGGACAATAGGAATATTTTTCACACTTTGTAACCCAAAAAAGCATTTTGTAAAGAATTTATCAGTGGTGTCATGGCattttcttcatgttttttcCACTATTGTTTTTCACATCACTCTGcgtgaaggaaaaaaaaacatttttctatgAAATTATGActatataattattttattacttcACACTACGCATTTATCTTTTCAAACTTTTCAAttctattttcatatttatgttgTAACCATATACCTGATAGTTGTGTGAACATCTTCTTTGTGTGTTACGTTCACATGCCAATTGCAAAACGCAGGGAATTAGTGAGTACGATCTTCCTTTCCTTTAAAACCGAAATCACAAAGTCAAGAGTTAGTTGAAATTACATTTCAAGCTATCAGTGCATTGAAGCAGCTCAGAACTCCAACCTGTCAAGACAGTCAACCACACAGGTATAACAAAATATGATGGCTTAAATG
This window encodes:
- the LOC133009321 gene encoding PDZ domain-containing RING finger protein 4-like encodes the protein MGCNLCTLQKREEHYKLLYEIAQVNGKELSKSNHEETLEAFCGAKDPVVVQVIRRTPSGRPHGPLQEIHVVDVCTQTDITFEHIMALAKLRPSTPPVPDVCPFLLSDSCHSLHTMEQDFYEGTDYLSPIPADGERTEEFEYEEVELYRLNSQEKLGLTLCYRTDEEEDVAIYVSEICPNSIAARDGRIREGDRILQINGQDVQDREEAMAALSNDECRNIVLLVARPEMQLEEAWLDDEHSEFLEQLKMEMLEEQQREEMELAALQEEQENEQQAEDDKPTCSTLPHHKSSVLSIKDRMESSEHNVLAQIQRRLSQCLRDNRDTHCTIGSTRLEDKDDEDDEEMEGERFQQLLELKCQIRNSGEYDLFYSRRSTIECSVGEPGGVQHELRLLNEELRSIELECQTIMQAHKLRQGQLSPSTGHSAPSIKNQSLHHGEPTKGKLTDIHGRLEKSDKDSSSAYNTAESSRSTPLAMDRSPEHSLQRMVSLTNQRNLCSSLASAHSLSSSPIPVCRAPVQGISSSPDHSNPSESEHTPQAEEEGKGTLKTNACQIPYFSPSHSSQQRQTNIPAHARHYQSYMQLIQQRSAVEYAQSQLSLLSVCKEPQRPINEPKMEWKVKIRSDGTRYITKRPVRDKILRERALKIKEERSGGMTTDDDAMSEMKMGRYWSKEERKQHLVRAKEQRKRREFMQRSRLESLKENPQSSSEGRKEVSIIELSHKKMMKKRNKKILDNWMTIQELMTHGTKAPEGAKVHNAFLSVTTV